The genomic window TGGCGGCGGTGCGCTGTCCTGGCTGTTGCCGAGATTGGACCACGCTTTTGCGATGGGACCACCGCTGGAGAGCCTGTTTGCGAGGAATCCGACAGAGATCGCCCGATCCTTCTACTACGACACGATTCTCTACGACGGTGCGGCGTTGCAATACCTGGCTGACAAGGTCGGCACGAACCAGATCGTTGTGGGATCGGATTATCCGTTCACGATCAAGCAGGACAAGCCTGCGCAATTCGCCGAGCAAGCCCTGTCTGTTGCGCGTGCGGGGCTATCCGCCAACGCGAAGCGGCTGTTTGCGCTCCGGTAGGGAGGAGAGATTGGGACAGTGCTACTCCTATCGCCAATTCTGCTCGCTCGGCCCGTTGCCGCCGCGCACGCCGGCGCGGCCGGATCCGCAGGTGCCGAAGGACTACAAGCTCGGTCCGTGCGCGCACGGCAAGATCGGCGCGTTCTACTTTTACGCCGAGGGCTCGAAGGATGACCCCGCCTTCGGCTTCTGCGAGATCGAGCTGTCGGTCCAGCGCGTGGGCGAGAACAGAGTGCGGCTCGAACTCTACTGCATCGCCGACGGCTATCAGAGCGCACGCGGGGTGGGGACGAGCCATCCGCTGAAGATTGCGGTGCTCGCTGGCGAGACCGTTCTGGGGACCGCGAACTGGCACTTTCCCGACGTGATCTGCGGCCACGCGGATCCCATGCACTTTGCGGTCGATATCAGCCTCGACGACGCGCTCTTTCCGAGACTCGATCGTGTCGAACTGAGTAGGACGAGCGTCGGCGCCGTGCAGCTAGCGAGACATGCTTTGGACGCAAGCGGATGTCCGGCCGATGGACGAACGTTCCTCCAGATCGTAAAGTAGAGGACGATCGGAACAAATCGGGGACTGCGGCCACTGCTGTGCCGCAGCGTGGGAACGTCAAGCGCCTCAGGCCCAAGGAGAATCTATGCGAGTTCGGGATGCGATCGTTCTGTGCCTGATCACCGTGTCGATCGCGGCGTCCGGATGGCGGCAGGCCGCGGCGGAATCATACCCGTCGCGACGCATCAATCTCATCGTGCCGTTCCCGGCAGGCAGTGCCACCGATGCCGTGACGCGGCGCCTCGCCGAAAGCATTCGCATCGAGACCGGTGCGACCGTGCTGATCGAGAACAAGCCGGGTGCCGACGGCAATCTGGCGGCGCTTGCGGTTCTGAAGGCTGAGGCGGACGGTTACACCGTGTTCGTCACCACAAACTCGACGCAAGCGGCCAATATCAACCTGTTCAACGCGATGCCCTATGATCCCGCGGCGGACTTTGCGCCTGCGGCGGGGATCATGACCATTCCGATGATTCTGGCCGTCAAGCCGGAATTTCCGGCACAGAGCGTCGCGGAGTTCATCGCCTTGGCGAAGACGCGCGAGAAGCCACTCTCATTCGGAAGCGGCAATACGTCGAGCCGGGGTGCTGCGGAGTTGTTCCGGGCCAGGGCCGGAATCAACATGCAGCACGTTCCCTATCGCGGGATGCCACAGGCTCTGACGGATGTGCTGTCGGGCGAGATCGATTGCGTCTTCGCCGATCCGGCGAGTGCGCAGGGCCTGATCCAGGACGGTCGGTTGCGTGTCCTTGCCGTGACGAGCAGCGATCGGCTGCCGGGGATGCCCGACGTCCCAACGCTCGCGCAGGCCGGTCTGTCTGGTGCGGAGCTGACCGCCTGGGTCGGTGTGTTCGTGCGGGCAGGCACCGCGTCCGACGTCGTGGCGAAGCTGAGCCGGGTCGTGCTGGCCTTCGTCAACAACAAGGAGACGGTGGACTATCTCGAATCCGTGGGCGCAAAACCGTTTCCGGCCGGAGCCGACCAGCTGAAAGCGTTCGAGGAAGCCGATACGCGGCGCTGGGCCGAGATCGTCGCGATCGCGAAGATCGAGAAGAAATAGGTCAATCGCGGAGCACCGCCGTTCCCCGGTCGAGCACGACGACGTCGCGCTCGAGGACGCGTGAGCGAAAGCGGATTTGGCCACCGACGGAGAGGAATTCCGTTCGGATAGTCTCTCCCGGAAAGACGGGACGGCTGAAACGGGCCGATAGCGAGAGAAGACGTTCGGTCCGGCCACCCGCGAGGGAGACGAGGACCGCGCGCGTTGCAATTCCTAGCGTGCACAGGCCATGGAGGATCGGGCGGTCGAAGCCGGCCCTTGCGGCGGCGTCGGGATCGGCGTGTATCGGATTGTAGTCGCCGCTCAACCGGTAGATCAGTGCGCTTTGCGGCAACGTCGCAATGTCCTCGGTCTGCGAGGGGGCCTGTTCCGGAAGGGCAGTAGGCTCGGCCGGGACATTGCCAAAGCTGCCGCAGCCACCGTCGCCGCGCAGGAACAGCACGCTGCGAACGGTCGCCAACTTCGTTCCGCTGACGGCATCGTCGAGTGTCTTGACGAGGTGAAGGATCGCGCCCTTTCCTGCGCCCTTATCCGCCACGCTGACGATCTCATAGCTGGCTCTCACCGTGCCTTCGGCCGGTATCGGAGCGTGAATTTCGAAGTGCTGCTCACCGTGCAGGAGCTTCAACCAATCGATGCCGAGCTCCGGCCGTTTCGCCCAGAACCCGGGATGAGCGAGGACACAGCAGATCGACGGCACGGCCTTGAGATTTGCCTCATAGACGAAATCGAGCTGCGCCGGGTCAAGTGGATCGGAACCAAAGCCAAGGCCGAGCGCGTACAGCATGGTGTCGCGACGGGTATAGCTCTGCGTGACTGGCTCAAAACGGAAATTTCGTACGGCTTCGAGGTTCAAGGATGTCCTCCCATGCTGGCGAGTCCCGATTCATCGGGCTGCGGTTCGAATGGCAGTTGCAATCATGCTCGGTCACATAGTACACAAGCGTACTAATTCGCGTGTGGCGACGCAATGGGAGCGGAAAGGGAGAGGCGCCGTGAAGTGGGATGCTGGCCATTCAAGTCGGGCGGCCCGTGTCGCGAGCCTTTGCAGGCGACTTTTTGGCGGCCCCGGAGGTCGCGACGCCGTCCGGGCCGCGGCGGTGATCCTGGTTGGTCTGCACGCAAGTCAGGCCGCGGCTGGAGAGAAGCGATATGGACCGGGTGTCACCGATACCGAGATCAAGATCGGCAACACGTCGCCCTATAGCGGCCCGGCATCCGCCTTCAGCATGGTCGCCAAGACCGAGGAGGCCTACTTCCGCAAGGTCAACGCGGAAGGTGGCATCAACGGCCGGCGCATTGTCTTCCTGTCATACGACGACGCGTACTCGCCGCCGAAGACGGTCGAGCAGACGAGGCGGCTGGTTGAGAGCGACGAGGTTCTGCTGGTCTTCAACGCGCTCGGCACCGCGGCCAACTCGGCCGTGCAAAAATATCTGAACGTCAGGAAGGTGCCGCAATTGTTCGTGTCGAGCGGAGCGGCCAAGTGGAATGATCCTCAGAACTTCCCCTGGACGATGGGATTTACCCCAAGCTACGAGACCGAGGGCTACATCTACGCAAGATATGTGCTGCGGGAACGACCGACGGCGAAGATCGCGATCCTCTTTCAGAACGACGACTTCGGAAAGGACTACCTCCGGGGGATCAGGAAGGCGCTCGGCGACAAGGCCGCGTCAATGATCGTCGCGGAGGAAGCCTTCGACGTGTCGGAGCCGACCATCGACTCGCACCTCGTCAAGCTGAAGGCGACCGGCGCGGACGTGTTGTTCGACATCGCAACACCGAAATTTGCGGCGCAAGCGATCAAGAAGGTGTCGGAGCTCGGCTGGAAGCCGCTGCATCTTCTCAGCTATGTCTCGGCATCGATCGGAAGCGTGATCAAGCCCGCAGGATTCGAGCATGCGCAAGGCCTGATCTCGGCTGCGTATTTCAAGGATCCGAACGACCCCGCGTGGGCGGACGATTCCGGCCTCAAGGAGCTCAACCGATTTCTGGACGGCTATTTTCCCGGCGCTGATCGCAGCGATACGCTGATCGTGAACGGCTACAACACGGCGCAGGCGCTCGTCCATCTGCTGAAGCAGTGTGGCGACGATCTCACGCGCGAGAACGTGATGCGGCAGGCGGCCCAGCTGAAAGAGGTCGAATTGGGTATGCTGCTTCCCGGCATCCGATTGAACACGTCACCGGGCGATTTCGCCCCGGTGA from Bradyrhizobium zhanjiangense includes these protein-coding regions:
- a CDS encoding Bug family tripartite tricarboxylate transporter substrate binding protein, with amino-acid sequence MRVRDAIVLCLITVSIAASGWRQAAAESYPSRRINLIVPFPAGSATDAVTRRLAESIRIETGATVLIENKPGADGNLAALAVLKAEADGYTVFVTTNSTQAANINLFNAMPYDPAADFAPAAGIMTIPMILAVKPEFPAQSVAEFIALAKTREKPLSFGSGNTSSRGAAELFRARAGINMQHVPYRGMPQALTDVLSGEIDCVFADPASAQGLIQDGRLRVLAVTSSDRLPGMPDVPTLAQAGLSGAELTAWVGVFVRAGTASDVVAKLSRVVLAFVNNKETVDYLESVGAKPFPAGADQLKAFEEADTRRWAEIVAIAKIEKK
- a CDS encoding MaoC/PaaZ C-terminal domain-containing protein; this translates as MNLEAVRNFRFEPVTQSYTRRDTMLYALGLGFGSDPLDPAQLDFVYEANLKAVPSICCVLAHPGFWAKRPELGIDWLKLLHGEQHFEIHAPIPAEGTVRASYEIVSVADKGAGKGAILHLVKTLDDAVSGTKLATVRSVLFLRGDGGCGSFGNVPAEPTALPEQAPSQTEDIATLPQSALIYRLSGDYNPIHADPDAAARAGFDRPILHGLCTLGIATRAVLVSLAGGRTERLLSLSARFSRPVFPGETIRTEFLSVGGQIRFRSRVLERDVVVLDRGTAVLRD
- a CDS encoding ABC transporter substrate-binding protein translates to MILVGLHASQAAAGEKRYGPGVTDTEIKIGNTSPYSGPASAFSMVAKTEEAYFRKVNAEGGINGRRIVFLSYDDAYSPPKTVEQTRRLVESDEVLLVFNALGTAANSAVQKYLNVRKVPQLFVSSGAAKWNDPQNFPWTMGFTPSYETEGYIYARYVLRERPTAKIAILFQNDDFGKDYLRGIRKALGDKAASMIVAEEAFDVSEPTIDSHLVKLKATGADVLFDIATPKFAAQAIKKVSELGWKPLHLLSYVSASIGSVIKPAGFEHAQGLISAAYFKDPNDPAWADDSGLKELNRFLDGYFPGADRSDTLIVNGYNTAQALVHLLKQCGDDLTRENVMRQAAQLKEVELGMLLPGIRLNTSPGDFAPVKQWQLMRFEGANWHLFGDVMSGETKN